The proteins below are encoded in one region of Bacillota bacterium:
- the secG gene encoding preprotein translocase subunit SecG — MGALILNILHIIIALSIIIIVLLQSGKSAGLSGSIAGGAETFFGKNKGRTIDAMLSKYTTIAAVAFLITSIILYLILK; from the coding sequence ATCGGTGCATTGATATTGAATATTTTGCATATAATTATTGCTTTATCTATAATAATAATTGTATTGCTGCAGTCAGGAAAGTCGGCGGGGCTCTCAGGTTCAATAGCCGGAGGTGCAGAGACATTTTTTGGCAAGAATAAGGGAAGAACAATAGATGCAATGCTTAGTAAGTATACAACTATTGCGGCAGTAGCATTTTTAATTACATCTATAATACTGTATTTAATACTGAAATAA
- the rnr gene encoding ribonuclease R, which translates to MMESEITKDVRKGRILSFMESEEYKPLLFKELAFVLGVPKSDTDLFKVVLEELETEGKIVKSNKNRYGLPEHFNLIPGRLQMNERGFGFVIPDTANMGDVYISPNFLHGAMHDDRVLVKILSRDSFNKKDEGEIVKILKRANQTVVGTLFSSRHFLYVIPDEKRITEDILIPAEETGGAIPGQKVVAEITKWPEKTKHAEGRIIEILGDKDDPNTDVLSIIRAFHLTEEFPENVIQQALKIEDSVPEEALEGRRDLRALRIITIDGEDAKDLDDAVSIEKTPEGIYRLGVHIADVSYYVTEGSPLDREALKRGTSIYFVDRVIPMLPPKLSNGICSLNPGVDRLTFSVFMTIDSKGNVVDHEIFESVINTTERMTYTNVYKILEEKDQEVCSKYSHLIGDLQVMEELALILREKRMARGAIDFDFGEARIVLDEEGRIADIMKFNPTIAEKIIEEFMIVCNETVAEYFFWLDSPFVYRIHEDPDKEKLINFSNFARILGYRLKGSGDIHPSALQKLLEEVKGKKEERLVSTMMLRSLQKAKYSERNVGHFGLASKYYCHFTSPIRRYPDLIIHRIMKEVIKGKMDDDRKRYYTEKLPDIAKQCSERERLAEDAEQAVEDLKKVEYMQQYLGDVFEGIITGITNFSMFIELGNTVEGIVKLSSMEDDYYILDDMGYFLIGERTGKQYRIGDIVEVRVVRTDKIARQVEFVIERKPQSKRKASGKKQKESGKENSKESSKKKEKKNTHTENEE; encoded by the coding sequence ATGATGGAATCAGAAATAACAAAAGATGTAAGAAAAGGACGAATATTATCCTTTATGGAAAGCGAAGAATACAAACCTCTTCTTTTTAAAGAATTGGCCTTTGTATTGGGTGTTCCTAAATCAGATACCGATTTGTTCAAGGTGGTACTTGAAGAATTAGAGACAGAAGGGAAAATAGTTAAGTCAAACAAAAACAGGTATGGATTGCCCGAACATTTTAATTTAATACCTGGTAGGCTGCAAATGAATGAAAGGGGATTTGGGTTTGTTATTCCCGATACTGCTAATATGGGAGATGTATATATTTCTCCTAATTTTTTACACGGGGCAATGCATGACGATAGAGTGTTAGTTAAAATATTATCGAGAGATTCTTTTAATAAAAAGGATGAAGGGGAAATTGTCAAGATTCTTAAAAGAGCCAATCAAACGGTGGTTGGAACTCTCTTTAGCAGCCGCCACTTTTTATATGTGATACCTGATGAAAAAAGAATAACAGAGGATATACTAATTCCTGCTGAAGAGACAGGAGGAGCGATCCCTGGACAGAAAGTGGTTGCTGAAATAACTAAATGGCCTGAAAAGACAAAACACGCTGAAGGGCGCATAATAGAGATCCTTGGAGATAAGGATGACCCTAATACTGATGTACTGTCCATAATAAGAGCCTTTCACCTGACTGAAGAGTTTCCCGAAAATGTTATCCAGCAAGCTTTAAAAATAGAAGATTCGGTTCCGGAAGAGGCATTGGAAGGAAGAAGGGATTTGAGGGCTTTAAGAATAATTACAATTGATGGTGAAGATGCCAAGGATTTGGATGATGCAGTATCAATAGAAAAAACTCCTGAAGGGATTTACAGGCTTGGTGTGCACATAGCTGATGTAAGCTATTATGTTACAGAAGGTTCTCCATTGGACAGAGAGGCTTTAAAACGCGGGACAAGCATATATTTTGTGGACAGGGTTATACCTATGCTTCCGCCCAAATTATCCAACGGGATATGCAGCTTAAACCCAGGTGTGGATAGATTGACATTTTCAGTATTTATGACCATTGACTCGAAGGGCAATGTCGTCGACCATGAAATATTCGAAAGCGTTATAAATACTACTGAAAGAATGACTTATACAAATGTTTATAAAATATTGGAAGAAAAGGACCAAGAAGTTTGCAGCAAGTATTCCCATCTTATCGGCGATTTGCAGGTAATGGAGGAGTTGGCTCTTATACTTAGAGAAAAAAGGATGGCCAGGGGCGCCATAGATTTTGACTTTGGAGAAGCAAGAATAGTATTGGATGAAGAGGGAAGGATAGCCGATATAATGAAATTTAACCCTACGATTGCGGAAAAAATCATCGAGGAATTTATGATTGTATGTAATGAGACTGTAGCAGAGTATTTCTTTTGGCTTGATTCTCCTTTTGTATACAGAATTCATGAAGATCCGGATAAGGAAAAGCTTATTAATTTCAGTAATTTTGCGCGTATATTAGGGTACCGCCTCAAGGGATCCGGTGATATACATCCCAGTGCGCTTCAGAAACTGCTTGAAGAAGTAAAAGGTAAAAAGGAAGAAAGACTTGTAAGTACTATGATGCTGCGTTCCCTTCAGAAAGCGAAGTACAGTGAACGGAATGTGGGACACTTTGGTTTGGCATCAAAGTATTATTGCCACTTTACTTCACCAATACGAAGATATCCTGATTTAATTATCCACAGAATAATGAAGGAAGTTATCAAAGGCAAAATGGATGATGATAGAAAAAGGTATTATACTGAGAAGCTTCCTGATATTGCAAAACAGTGTTCTGAAAGGGAAAGACTGGCTGAAGATGCAGAGCAGGCGGTAGAAGACCTCAAAAAAGTTGAATATATGCAGCAGTACCTGGGGGATGTCTTTGAAGGTATAATTACGGGTATTACTAATTTCAGCATGTTTATTGAATTGGGTAATACTGTTGAGGGCATTGTAAAATTGTCGAGCATGGAAGACGATTATTATATTCTTGATGATATGGGTTATTTCCTCATTGGAGAAAGGACAGGAAAACAATATAGAATAGGGGATATAGTTGAGGTAAGGGTGGTAAGGACAGACAAGATAGCGAGACAGGTAGAGTTTGTGATTGAGAGAAAGCCGCAAAGTAAAAGAAAAGCCTCAGGGAAAAAACAGAAGGAAAGCGGTAAGGAAAACAGTAAGGAAAGCAGTAAGAAAAAGGAAAAGAAAAATACCCATACAGAAAATGAGGAGTAG